Proteins found in one Promicromonospora sukumoe genomic segment:
- a CDS encoding NAD(P)/FAD-dependent oxidoreductase, protein MSATPPLTSYDAVVIGGGPAGLQAALTLGRMHRRVLLLDSGEYRNATAEHMHNVVTNDGRAPAEFRSVARSELAAYATVTVREGSATAVAPDGAGFRVEVDGEHLSTRGVVLATGLRDTLPSIPGLEPLFGTVAAVCPYCHGHELSGKPVAVLGNGPHVARVAFLLERIASRLTVLADGGDLDADTRALLADAGVPVRPEPVKELVRTADGARVVLADGPDEEVGGIFVAAEFGQRAPFAEQLGLTLLPSGAVEVDAMARTSLAGVFAAGDMAHTAAMPGPMASVLMAAASGQLAAVSLDADLLGRDHPTPTPA, encoded by the coding sequence ATGTCCGCCACACCCCCTCTGACCTCCTACGACGCCGTCGTGATCGGCGGCGGCCCCGCCGGCCTGCAGGCCGCCCTCACGCTCGGCCGCATGCACCGGCGCGTGCTGCTGCTCGACTCCGGCGAGTACCGCAACGCCACCGCCGAGCACATGCACAACGTGGTGACCAACGACGGCCGGGCCCCGGCCGAGTTCCGCTCGGTGGCCCGCAGCGAGCTCGCCGCCTACGCGACGGTGACGGTCCGGGAGGGCTCCGCGACCGCCGTCGCGCCCGACGGCGCCGGGTTCCGCGTCGAGGTGGACGGCGAGCACCTGAGCACGCGCGGCGTCGTGCTCGCGACCGGGCTGCGGGACACCCTGCCCTCGATTCCCGGGCTGGAGCCGCTGTTCGGCACCGTCGCGGCCGTGTGCCCCTACTGCCACGGGCACGAGCTGAGCGGCAAGCCCGTCGCGGTGCTCGGCAACGGGCCGCACGTGGCGCGGGTCGCGTTCCTGCTGGAGCGCATCGCCAGCCGCCTGACCGTCCTGGCCGACGGCGGCGACCTCGACGCCGACACCCGCGCCCTCCTGGCCGACGCCGGGGTGCCCGTGCGGCCCGAGCCCGTCAAGGAGCTCGTGCGCACGGCCGACGGCGCGCGCGTCGTTCTCGCGGACGGGCCGGACGAGGAAGTGGGCGGCATCTTCGTGGCCGCCGAGTTCGGTCAGCGGGCGCCGTTCGCGGAGCAACTCGGGCTGACGCTGCTGCCGTCGGGCGCCGTCGAGGTCGACGCGATGGCCCGCACCAGCCTGGCCGGCGTGTTCGCGGCCGGCGACATGGCGCACACCGCGGCGATGCCGGGGCCGATGGCGTCGGTGCTCATGGCGGCGGCGTCGGGCCAGCTCGCGGCGGTA
- a CDS encoding FAD-binding oxidoreductase: MATQETPGTTGTTITSPEALDDALAPLAAVLGDRLLTPSSAGFADAAEVYLGGPERTPVAVARVRNTDEIAAVLDVARRTGLPLGVRAGGHNLARHALVDGGIVVDLRLMDGIEIDTEAGVGRAQGGALAGAYVAAAGEHGLATGFGDTGGVGLAGIALGGGIGYLSRAHGLTVDNVLGAEVVLADGRVVRADADENPDLYWALRGGGGNFGVVTRLDLRLRELPVVTGGMFVWPADPGVLAGVLAAFAQAPAELSGMVNVMVAPPLPMLPAEAHGKPVVMALACFTGSADQAEAAYAPLRALGPLHDSIAEIAYPEMFAGGGGPESGLPGDARTGFLGAGAWAPDEAWAAAAIKAVLAAPRGVAAVNLRPMGGAIGDVDAADTAFAHRDAAWMVTVQGLAQDLDGASALGEWVSAASASLGVAGPGYVNFMARATEQDVRDAYPGATLDRLREVKRTYDPGNLFASNHNVKP; the protein is encoded by the coding sequence ATGGCCACGCAGGAAACCCCCGGCACCACCGGCACCACCATCACGTCACCCGAGGCGCTCGACGATGCCCTCGCACCGCTCGCGGCCGTGCTCGGCGACCGCTTGCTCACCCCCTCCTCCGCCGGGTTCGCCGACGCCGCCGAGGTCTACCTGGGCGGCCCCGAACGCACGCCGGTGGCGGTCGCCCGGGTGCGGAACACCGACGAGATCGCGGCGGTGCTCGACGTCGCGCGACGGACCGGCCTGCCGCTCGGCGTCCGCGCCGGGGGCCACAACCTGGCCCGGCACGCCCTGGTCGACGGCGGGATCGTCGTCGACCTGCGCCTCATGGACGGGATCGAGATCGACACCGAGGCGGGCGTCGGACGCGCGCAGGGCGGGGCGCTCGCCGGTGCCTACGTCGCGGCGGCCGGCGAGCACGGCCTCGCCACCGGCTTCGGCGACACCGGCGGCGTCGGCCTGGCCGGCATCGCGCTCGGTGGCGGCATCGGCTACCTCAGCCGGGCGCACGGCCTCACCGTCGACAACGTGCTGGGCGCCGAGGTGGTCCTCGCGGACGGCCGGGTGGTCCGGGCCGACGCCGACGAGAACCCCGACCTCTACTGGGCCCTACGGGGCGGCGGCGGCAACTTCGGCGTCGTGACCCGGCTCGACCTGCGCCTGCGGGAGCTGCCCGTCGTCACGGGCGGCATGTTCGTCTGGCCCGCCGACCCGGGCGTCCTTGCCGGGGTGCTCGCGGCGTTCGCGCAGGCGCCCGCGGAGCTGTCGGGCATGGTCAACGTGATGGTCGCGCCGCCTCTGCCGATGCTGCCCGCCGAGGCGCACGGCAAGCCGGTCGTCATGGCGCTGGCCTGCTTCACCGGCTCGGCGGACCAGGCCGAGGCGGCGTACGCGCCGCTCCGCGCGCTCGGGCCCCTGCACGACAGCATCGCGGAGATCGCCTACCCCGAGATGTTCGCGGGCGGCGGCGGCCCCGAGAGCGGGCTGCCGGGCGACGCGCGGACCGGGTTCCTCGGCGCGGGCGCCTGGGCGCCCGACGAGGCGTGGGCCGCGGCGGCGATCAAGGCCGTGCTCGCGGCCCCACGGGGCGTCGCGGCGGTCAACCTGCGGCCCATGGGTGGTGCGATCGGCGACGTCGACGCCGCGGACACGGCCTTCGCGCACCGCGACGCGGCCTGGATGGTCACGGTGCAGGGCCTGGCGCAGGACCTCGACGGTGCGTCCGCGCTCGGCGAGTGGGTGTCCGCGGCGTCGGCCTCGCTCGGCGTCGCCGGACCCGGGTACGTGAACTTCATGGCGCGGGCCACGGAGCAGGACGTGCGCGACGCCTACCCCGGGGCCACGCTCGACCGCCTCCGCGAGGTCAAGCGAACCTACGACCCGGGCAACCTGTTCGCGTCCAACCACAACGTGAAGCCGTGA
- a CDS encoding MDR family MFS transporter: protein MTATSTATPDTRLGLRGDRGPILGALMLATALVALDATILATASTTIARELGAFEQVPWLFSAYTLAQAVTVPLYGRLADVFGRKRVILVGIALFVLGSILCAVAWSMPALIWFRVLQGLGAGAILPMSMTITSDIYTLAERAKTQGYMASVWAISSVLGPTLGGVFSQFVSWRWIFWVNIPIGAVALLAIWRKFHEKQRDGAREPVDYLGAVLLTGGSTLLVLGLLEGGHAWGWASAQSIAIFVAAVALLVAFGLAARRNAHPIFDLRLLRRRVVGASTAASLMVGVITLGLSTYIPIYAQGVLGVGPLVAGFALAALTLGWPIAATLSGRVYLAIGFRWTSTIGAVVVLAGALMTLLLDADAAVWQISAAVFVIGLGMGLVAVPTLLAAQHSVGWGERGAVTATNMFARSIGQAVGVAALGAVVNALTVVGADGTPEGAGLANAMHLVFWCVVACAAVMIVTVLLLPRDNPKATQAA, encoded by the coding sequence ATGACCGCGACGTCCACCGCCACCCCCGACACGCGGCTCGGCCTGCGCGGCGACCGTGGTCCGATCCTCGGCGCGCTCATGCTCGCCACCGCGCTCGTGGCGCTCGACGCCACGATCCTCGCCACCGCCTCGACCACCATCGCGCGCGAGCTCGGCGCGTTCGAGCAGGTCCCGTGGCTGTTCTCCGCGTACACGCTGGCGCAGGCGGTGACCGTCCCGCTGTACGGGCGGCTGGCCGACGTGTTCGGCCGCAAGCGCGTCATCCTCGTGGGCATCGCGCTCTTCGTGCTCGGCTCGATCCTGTGCGCCGTGGCCTGGAGCATGCCGGCCCTGATCTGGTTCCGGGTGCTGCAGGGCCTGGGCGCCGGCGCGATCCTGCCGATGTCGATGACCATCACCAGCGACATCTACACGCTCGCCGAGCGCGCCAAGACGCAGGGCTACATGGCCAGCGTGTGGGCGATCTCCTCGGTACTCGGCCCGACGCTGGGCGGCGTGTTCAGCCAGTTCGTGAGCTGGCGCTGGATCTTCTGGGTCAACATCCCGATCGGCGCCGTCGCCCTGCTGGCGATCTGGCGCAAGTTCCACGAGAAGCAGCGCGACGGCGCCCGCGAGCCCGTCGACTACCTGGGCGCGGTGCTGCTGACCGGCGGCAGCACGCTGCTGGTGCTCGGCCTGCTGGAGGGCGGGCACGCCTGGGGCTGGGCCTCCGCGCAGTCCATCGCGATCTTCGTCGCCGCGGTGGCGCTGCTCGTGGCGTTCGGCCTGGCGGCGCGGCGCAACGCGCACCCGATCTTCGACCTGCGGCTGCTGCGCCGCCGGGTGGTGGGCGCGTCGACGGCGGCGTCGCTGATGGTCGGCGTCATCACGCTCGGCCTGTCCACCTACATCCCGATCTACGCGCAGGGCGTGCTCGGCGTCGGGCCGCTGGTGGCCGGGTTCGCGCTGGCGGCACTCACGCTCGGCTGGCCCATCGCGGCCACCCTGTCGGGGCGGGTCTACCTGGCGATCGGCTTCCGCTGGACCAGCACCATCGGTGCGGTGGTCGTCCTGGCCGGTGCGCTCATGACCCTCCTGCTCGACGCCGACGCCGCCGTGTGGCAGATCTCCGCCGCCGTGTTCGTCATCGGGCTCGGCATGGGCCTCGTGGCCGTGCCCACCCTGCTCGCCGCCCAGCACAGCGTGGGCTGGGGCGAGCGCGGCGCCGTGACCGCGACCAACATGTTCGCCCGGTCGATCGGGCAGGCCGTCGGCGTCGCCGCGCTCGGCGCGGTGGTCAACGCACTGACCGTCGTCGGCGCGGACGGCACGCCCGAGGGGGCCGGCCTCGCGAACGCGATGCACCTGGTCTTCTGGTGCGTCGTGGCCTGCGCCGCGGTGATGATCGTGACGGTGCTGCTGCTCCCCCGCGACAACCCGAAGGCCACGCAGGCCGCGTGA
- a CDS encoding MarR family winged helix-turn-helix transcriptional regulator has product MQPSGRADGDPGDTAQGVNPGAVPVAVAMWHSVHRVMRAFDAHLSEQGATWQVWHILLAVHQGTPATQRELAQAVGIREATLTHHLRGMEDKGLIVRSRQEHNRRVQRIEVTEAGEALFRRLKKEAIEFDRTLRGAIGPGEDDVDAFFATLGRLADSVPDGGRDILPEGWPGNRRR; this is encoded by the coding sequence ATGCAACCAAGCGGGCGGGCGGACGGCGATCCAGGCGACACCGCACAGGGGGTGAACCCGGGGGCCGTCCCCGTCGCGGTCGCGATGTGGCACTCCGTGCACCGCGTGATGCGGGCGTTCGACGCCCACCTCTCCGAGCAGGGCGCCACCTGGCAGGTCTGGCACATCCTGCTCGCCGTGCACCAGGGCACGCCCGCCACCCAGCGCGAGCTCGCGCAGGCCGTCGGCATCCGGGAGGCCACCCTCACGCACCACCTGCGCGGCATGGAGGACAAGGGCCTGATCGTCCGCAGCCGCCAGGAGCACAACCGCCGGGTGCAGCGCATCGAGGTCACCGAGGCGGGCGAGGCGCTCTTCCGCCGGCTCAAGAAGGAGGCGATCGAGTTCGACCGGACGCTGCGCGGCGCGATCGGCCCCGGCGAGGACGACGTCGACGCGTTCTTCGCCACGCTCGGCCGCCTGGCCGACTCCGTGCCCGACGGCGGGCGCGACATCCTCCCGGAGGGCTGGCCCGGCAACCGCCGCAGGTAA
- a CDS encoding aldo/keto reductase translates to MKTFTLPGTELTVPNVVLGLMRIQEKTDEEVRTLVKTARDAGISFFDHADVYGSALHGCETRFAEAMQLTSSEREQIVLQTKAGIVREGPYFDYSYEHLVESVEGSLAALGTDYIDILLLHRPDALVEPDEVARAFDELSASGKVRAFGVSNHTPGQIELLRKSVTQPLVANQLQLSVTHAPLVAQGVAANMQGLDQSISRDSGTLDYCRLHDITVQAWSPFQAGFFNGVFLGSPDYPELNAVIDRLAKKYDVPAIAIATAWITRHPAQMQVVLGTTNPERVAGAALGSDVPLTRAEWYEMFRTAGYTVP, encoded by the coding sequence GTGAAGACCTTCACCCTGCCCGGGACGGAGCTCACCGTCCCGAACGTCGTCCTGGGCCTCATGCGCATCCAGGAGAAGACGGACGAGGAGGTGCGCACCCTGGTCAAGACGGCCCGGGACGCCGGCATCTCGTTCTTCGACCACGCCGACGTCTACGGCTCCGCCCTGCACGGCTGCGAGACCCGGTTCGCCGAGGCCATGCAGCTCACGTCGTCGGAGCGCGAGCAGATCGTGCTCCAGACCAAGGCCGGCATCGTGCGCGAGGGGCCGTACTTCGACTACTCGTACGAGCACCTCGTCGAGTCGGTCGAGGGCTCGCTGGCCGCGCTCGGCACCGACTACATCGACATCCTGCTGCTGCACCGCCCGGACGCCCTCGTGGAGCCGGACGAGGTGGCGCGCGCGTTCGACGAGCTGTCGGCGTCGGGCAAGGTGCGGGCGTTCGGCGTCTCGAACCACACGCCGGGCCAGATCGAGCTGCTGCGCAAGTCCGTGACGCAGCCGCTCGTCGCCAACCAGCTCCAGCTCTCGGTGACGCACGCGCCGCTGGTGGCGCAGGGCGTGGCCGCGAACATGCAGGGCCTGGACCAGTCGATCAGCCGCGACTCCGGCACGCTGGACTACTGCCGCCTGCACGACATCACCGTGCAGGCCTGGTCGCCGTTCCAGGCCGGGTTCTTCAACGGCGTGTTCCTCGGCTCGCCGGACTACCCGGAGCTGAACGCCGTCATCGACCGGCTCGCCAAGAAGTACGACGTGCCGGCCATCGCGATCGCCACCGCCTGGATCACGCGCCACCCGGCGCAGATGCAGGTCGTGCTGGGCACCACCAACCCGGAGCGGGTCGCGGGCGCCGCGCTCGGCTCGGACGTGCCGCTGACGCGCGCCGAGTGGTACGAGATGTTCCGCACGGCGGGCTACACGGTCCCGTAA
- a CDS encoding helix-turn-helix domain-containing protein → MKSSETWSVGETARRFGLETHVLRYWEDEDLLRPARDGAGRRRYGRDDVVRVGVIVRSKAAGMSLEQVRVMLDAGAYDRHQVLEAHIADLDRRMADMAASRAMTEHALQCRAHDIATCPGFRKHVQDVLDGVREGFAVTPTA, encoded by the coding sequence ATGAAGTCAAGCGAGACCTGGTCGGTCGGCGAGACGGCCCGTCGGTTCGGGCTGGAGACCCACGTGCTGCGGTACTGGGAGGACGAGGACCTGCTGCGTCCGGCGCGCGACGGCGCCGGGCGGCGGCGCTACGGGCGCGACGACGTCGTGCGGGTGGGCGTCATCGTGCGCAGCAAGGCGGCGGGCATGAGCCTGGAGCAGGTGCGCGTCATGCTCGACGCCGGGGCGTACGACCGGCACCAGGTCCTGGAGGCGCACATCGCCGACCTGGACCGCCGGATGGCCGACATGGCGGCGTCCCGCGCGATGACGGAGCACGCGCTGCAGTGCCGCGCGCACGACATCGCGACCTGCCCCGGCTTCCGCAAGCACGTGCAGGACGTGCTCGACGGAGTCCGGGAGGGGTTCGCCGTCACGCCGACCGCGTAA